One Lampris incognitus isolate fLamInc1 chromosome 14, fLamInc1.hap2, whole genome shotgun sequence DNA window includes the following coding sequences:
- the LOC130124423 gene encoding phospholipid phosphatase-related protein type 5-like translates to MLYFQVVIFAAVLMLAYYCEYTDTFTLAQQGFVCRDPALAKPDPGKEQDSRIPPVILYSVVTGLPFVLISAVEVVLFLFHFNSKDHDNQEKVVIMGDCCYLNSMVHRTFKFLGVYLFGLFATDIFVNAGQLVTGSLSPHFLSVCQPNYTALGCQETARFVSQPDACTGDPEDVARARKSFPSKEAALSLYAGLYLGMYIMGCVGSSGSHLLRPLLCLSLVSLAVLTGINRVAEHRNHWSDVIAGQATGGAIAVFLVVFVVQYFKRRPANSQSADTDTDIGVASNDVTPTLINNVIESGDGYIITQVSVV, encoded by the exons ATGCTCTACTTCCAAGTGGTGATTTTTGCGGCCGTGTTGATGTTGGCTTACTACTGCGAGTATACCGACACGTTCACCCTGGCCCAGCAAGGGTTCGTCTGCCGTGACCCGGCTCTGGCCAAGCCCGACCCTGGAAAGGAGCAAGACAGCCGAATACCTCCTGTCATTCTGTACTCTGTGGTGACCGGACTGCCCTTCGTTTTG ATTTCAGCTGTGGAGGTGGTGCTGTTCCTGTTTCACTTCAACTCCAAAGACCATGACAACCAAGAGAAGGTCGTCATCATGGGGGACTGTTGCTACCTCAACTCTATGGTGCACAGGACGTTCAAGTTCCTGG GTGTCTATCTTTTCGGTTTATTTGCGACAGACATTTTCGTCAATGCAGGTCAACTGGTAACAGGAAGTCTTTCGcctcacttcctgtctgtctgccaacCCAATTACACCGCCCTTGGGTGCCAGGAGACGGCGCGCTTTGTCAGCCAACCAGACGCCTGCACCGGTGATCCTGAAGACGtcgccagagcaagaaagtccttTCCCTCCAAGGAGGCTGCATTGAGTCTTTATGCAGGGCTTTACTTGGGG atGTACATCATGGGTTGTGTTGGCTCCAGCGGCTCGCACCTGTTGCGGCCCCTGCTCTGCCTCTCATTGGTCAGCTTGGCGGTGCTGACGGGAATCAACAGAGTGGCTGAACACCGCAACCACTGGAGTGACGTCATAGCAGGCCAAGCCACAGGGGGTGCTATCGCTGTCTTTCTG gttgtgtttgtggtgcAGTATTTTAAAAGGAGACCTGCAAATTCTCAGTCTGCAGACACAGATACAGACATAGGAGTCGCATCCAACGATGTGACCCCAACCTTGATCAACAACGTCATTGAAAGCGGCGATGGGTACATCATCACACAGGTTAGCGTGGTATGA